A genomic window from Lentibacter algarum includes:
- the choW gene encoding choline ABC transporter permease subunit, translating to MQSSWLTALVKEDGKLEVGKLIAAGFDWLIDNFGAVFDLLETLLSTIIDALLTLLQFPHPYVMVALFATLTWVLQRSKGRTILVALCFGFVINQGYWEETTESLALIFFAGLFCMGVGVPIGIFAAHRPRVYKALLPVLDMMQTIPTFVYLIPMIVLFGIGMVPGLVATFIFVLPAPIRLTHLGISRTPVTLIEAARAFGATPRQLLWKVELPSALPQIMAGLNQTIMLSLSMVVIAALVGADGLGVPVVRALNTVNAGLGFESGLVIVAVAIALDRMLRVETPT from the coding sequence ATGCAATCATCGTGGCTCACAGCCCTTGTCAAAGAAGACGGCAAGCTTGAAGTCGGCAAACTCATCGCAGCCGGGTTTGACTGGTTGATTGATAATTTCGGAGCCGTCTTTGACCTCCTCGAAACGCTCTTAAGCACAATAATTGACGCGCTGCTCACCCTGCTACAATTTCCGCATCCCTACGTTATGGTCGCCCTCTTCGCGACGCTGACATGGGTGCTGCAGCGCTCAAAGGGGCGCACCATTTTGGTCGCCCTCTGCTTTGGCTTTGTGATCAATCAGGGCTACTGGGAAGAAACAACAGAAAGCCTCGCACTAATCTTTTTTGCTGGCCTGTTCTGCATGGGCGTTGGCGTCCCTATCGGGATATTCGCTGCACACCGCCCGCGGGTCTACAAGGCGCTTTTGCCAGTCCTCGACATGATGCAAACGATCCCAACGTTCGTCTATCTTATCCCGATGATCGTTCTCTTTGGCATCGGCATGGTCCCAGGGCTCGTAGCAACGTTTATTTTTGTCCTCCCCGCCCCCATCAGGCTCACGCACCTCGGCATATCCCGCACCCCCGTGACACTGATTGAGGCGGCACGCGCTTTCGGTGCTACCCCCCGCCAGCTTCTGTGGAAGGTCGAGCTTCCGTCTGCCCTGCCCCAGATCATGGCAGGCCTAAACCAGACCATCATGCTCTCGCTCTCAATGGTCGTAATCGCCGCCCTCGTCGGCGCGGACGGCCTCGGCGTGCCTGTGGTGCGCGCACTAAATACCGTCAACGCAGGCCTTGGCTTTGAAAGTGGTCTTGTCATCGTTGCCGTCGCCATCGCACTGGATCGAATGCTTCGCGTGGAGACGCCCACATGA
- the choX gene encoding choline ABC transporter substrate-binding protein — protein sequence MNLKYSLSALALFAATSAMAEGQCDKVTFSDVGWTDITATTAATTTVLEALGYETDTKILSVPVTYTAMAQGDIDVFLGNWMPTMEADIAPYREAGTVDTVRENLEGAKYTLAVNKAAMDMGIKDFADIAQHAEHLDGKIYGIEPGNDGNRLIQTMIDSDAFSLSGFEVAESSEQGMLSQVERATKKGEPIVFLGWEPHPMNANFEMGYLTGGDDFFGPDLGGATIYTNTRAGYVTECANVGALLSNLKFTLAMENEIMGAILNDGTDPKEAAASWLKANPDLAMAWINGVTTKDGGDAAAALKSALGL from the coding sequence ATGAACCTGAAATATTCCCTATCTGCGCTTGCGCTTTTCGCCGCCACATCCGCCATGGCGGAAGGCCAATGTGACAAAGTCACTTTCTCCGATGTCGGCTGGACAGACATCACCGCGACAACAGCGGCCACGACCACAGTGCTCGAAGCTCTGGGTTATGAAACAGATACCAAAATCCTCTCAGTGCCAGTGACCTACACGGCTATGGCACAGGGCGACATCGACGTCTTCCTCGGCAACTGGATGCCCACAATGGAAGCTGATATCGCACCTTACCGTGAGGCCGGCACCGTCGACACCGTGCGCGAGAATCTCGAAGGCGCGAAGTACACACTCGCCGTCAACAAAGCCGCAATGGACATGGGCATCAAAGACTTTGCCGACATTGCGCAACACGCCGAGCACTTGGACGGCAAAATCTACGGTATCGAACCAGGCAATGATGGCAACCGCCTGATCCAGACTATGATTGATAGCGATGCTTTTAGCCTCTCAGGCTTTGAAGTTGCAGAAAGCTCAGAGCAAGGCATGCTGTCACAAGTAGAGCGCGCGACCAAAAAAGGCGAGCCAATCGTCTTCCTCGGCTGGGAACCTCACCCCATGAACGCCAACTTTGAGATGGGCTACCTCACCGGCGGCGATGACTTCTTCGGGCCTGACCTAGGAGGCGCAACTATCTATACCAACACCCGCGCAGGCTATGTCACGGAATGCGCCAATGTGGGAGCGCTTTTAAGCAACCTCAAGTTCACCTTGGCCATGGAGAACGAAATCATGGGCGCTATCCTCAATGACGGCACCGACCCGAAAGAAGCTGCAGCCTCATGGCTCAAAGCCAACCCTGACTTGGCGATGGCTTGGATTAACGGCGTCACTACAAAAGACGGCGGCGATGCCGCAGCAGCGCTGAAATCGGCTCTCGGTCTTTAA